The proteins below come from a single Ptychodera flava strain L36383 chromosome 6, AS_Pfla_20210202, whole genome shotgun sequence genomic window:
- the LOC139134376 gene encoding uncharacterized protein — protein sequence MQATSQQSTGAPIVGGDVSVGTAAKTTARESPIPSTAQVSSEPTDAATTAAAPVQVTIKQTTQATRASTAAASISQPSTAAKETQQPTTRQQTTAERETSSHAVSTKPVVLVTSGETTAKEEEKNTSVAKQTTLLRNVSSVAVTTVKVTTETPETTAVPGKVISTASTTFVPGQTTQQEKTSTAVEQTTMQATSQQSTGAPIVGGDVSVGTAAKTTARESPIPSTAQVSSEPTDAATTAAAPVQVTIKQTTQATRASTAAASISQPSTAAKETQQPTTRQQTTAERETSSHAVSTKPVVLVTSGETTAKEEERIHL from the exons ATGCAAGCAACTTCACAACAGTCAACAGGAGCTCCCATCGTTGGAGGCGATGTGTCTGTAGGAACAGCAGCCAAAACAACTGCTAGAGAATCCCCTATACCATCAACAGCACAGGTTTCTAGCGAGCCTACAGATGCTGCAACTACTGCAGCAGCGCCAGTGCAGGTCACTATAAAGCAGACTACTCAGGCCACAAGAGCATCTACTGCTGCAGCAAGCATCAGCCAGCCATCAACTGCGGCGAAGGAGACGCAACAACCGACAACCAGACAACAGACTACAGCTGAAAGGGAAACCAGCAGCCACGCTGTCTCAACTAAGCCTGTGGTGCTGGTGACGTCAGGTGAAACAACTGCCAAGGAGGAGGAAAAGAATACATCTGTAGCCAAACAAACCACTCTGCTGAGAAACGTATCATCCGTGGCTGTGACTACTGTGAAAGTAACAACGGAAACACCAGAAACAACTGCTGTTCCTGGAAAA GTAATTTCAACTGCATCAACAACATTTGTTCCTGGTCAAACAACTCAGCAAGAGAAAACAAGTACAGCAGTGGAACAGACTACAATGCAAGCAACTTCACAACAGTCAACAGGAGCTCCCATCGTTGGAGGCGATGTGTCTGTAGGAACAGCAGCCAAAACAACTGCTAGAGAATCCCCTATACCATCAACAGCACAGGTTTCTAGCGAGCCTACAGATGCTGCAACTACTGCAGCAGCACCTGTGCAGGTCACTATAAAGCAGACTACTCAGGCCACAAGAGCATCTACTGCTGCAGCAAGCATCAGCCAGCCATCAACTGCGGCGAAGGAGACGCAACAACCGACAACTAGACAACAGACTACAGCTGAAAGGGAGACTAGCAGCCACGCTGTCTCAACTAAGCCTGTGGTGCTGGTGACGTCAGGTGAAACAACTGCCAAGGAGGAGGAAAGAATACATCTGTAG